In Primulina huaijiensis isolate GDHJ02 chromosome 4, ASM1229523v2, whole genome shotgun sequence, a genomic segment contains:
- the LOC140975719 gene encoding uncharacterized protein, protein MVLDNVITSPHRRTQTQNGFSPPILKRQYSRVEELGSCSTLVQRHRFLLTALILLTFLCTVYLYFAVTLGAGDCSGLTGARKTSCHLQQAKASVAKGKLKFL, encoded by the coding sequence ATGGTTCTTGACAATGTAATAACTTCTCCCCATCGGAGGACACAAACACAGAACGGTTTTTCTCCACCGATATTGAAGAGGCAATACTCCCGAGTCGAGGAGTTGGGAAGCTGTTCAACCCTTGTTCAACGACATCGATTTCTTCTAACCGCACTCATCCTCCTTACATTTCTGTGCACTGTTTATCTATACTTTGCCGTCACTCTTGGTGCTGGCGATTGTTCTGGATTGACAGGAGCTCGAAAGACATCATGCCATTTGCAGCAGGCAAAAGCTTCTGTGGCGAAGGGGAAACTGAAATTCCTTTAG
- the LOC140975720 gene encoding probable folate-biopterin transporter 3 has product MDLEEEVPFQEKQPQVERVRKNGILGLILGPFCWFRKLSDELHWSFVLGVVIVYGINQGLCMGLSKVSTQYYMKDEQKLQPSEAQVYFGFIQIPWIIKPLWGLFTDTVPIGGNRRRPYFIIAGVIGAMSMIILSSQTNLYLVYALLLLIGGSLGVAVADVTIDACVTENSISHPSLAGDMQSLCGFSSSVGQLIGFTISGFLVHIIGSKGVFGILSIPAGLVILVGMIIQEPSIRNISYKRVNQKFADAGMVMWTSLKCPVVWRPCLYMYLSLAVSLHIHEGMFYWYTDAKTGPSFSQEMVGSISAVGAVGSLLGVFLYQNAFRTHPFRRILFWAQLLYGASGMLDLILVSRINLQFGLPDYAVVVIDSAVSHMIGRLKWMPLLVLSSKLCPSGIEGTFFALLMAIDHVGSFTASWAGGLLLHSLNVTRTTFDNLWVAILIRSVLRVLPITILFLIPGGDPNAAILPAEMLKTKKGDGTLDPNNTEMDSLISSVH; this is encoded by the exons ATGGATCTGGAAGAAGAAGTCCCGTTTCAAGAAAAACAGCCCCAAGTGGAAAGGGTCCGAAAAAATGGAATCTTGGGACTGATTCTTGGCCCCTTTTGTTGGTTTAGAAAGCTGAGTGATGAACTGCACTGGAGCTTTGTGTTGGGGGTGGTTATTGTGTACGGAATCAACCAGGGGCTTTGTATGGGGCTGAGCAAAGTGAGCACACAATATTACATGAAAGATGAGCAGAAATTGCAGCCATCTGAAGCTCAGGTTTACTTTGGATTCATTCAAATCCCTTGGATTATTAAGCCCTTGTGGGGTCTTTTCACAGATACTGTTCCTATTGGTGGAAACAGAAGGAGACCATACTTCATCATTGCCG GTGTTATCGGTGCCATGTCCATGATTATTCTATCAAGTCAAACGAACCTGTACCTTGTATATGCATTGTTACTCCTAATAGGTGGGAGCCTTGGAGTGGCTGTTGCAGATGTGACTATTGATGCCTGTGTGACAGAGAATAGTATAAGTCATCCTTCTCTTGCTGGAGACATGCAGAGCTTGTGTGGATTCAGCTCCTCTGTAGGTCAATTAATTGGATTCACAATTAGTGGCTTTCTAGTTCATATTATCGGATCAAAG GGGGTGTTTGGAATTCTTAGTATTCCAGCTGGACTAGTCATCTTGGTGGGAATGATAATACAAGAGCCCTCTATCCGAAACATTTCTTATAAGCGA GTGAACCAAAAATTTGCGGATGCTGGTATGGTTATGTGGACATCACTTAAATGCCCTGTTGTTTGGCGGCCATGTTTGTACATGTACTTGTCACTGGCAGTGAGTTTGCACATACACGAGGGGATGTTTTATTGGTATACAGATGCTAAAACCGGCCCCTCTTTTTCACAA GAAATGGTGGGATCCATATCAGCTGTTGGAGCTGTCGGCTCTCTTCTAGGAGTTTTCCTCTATCAAAATGCCTTCAGAACTCACCCTTTTCGCCGCATACTTTTCTGGGCACAGTTACTCTATGGTGCTTCAGGAATGCTAGATTTAATATTAGTTTCACGTATAAACTTGCAATTTGGCTTGCCAGATTATGCAGTAGTTGTAATCGACTCAGCAGTTTCTCACATGATTGGTCGTCTGAAGTGGATGCCTCTTCTTGTACTAAGTTCAAAGCTTTGTCCCTCTGGTATCGAAGGCACATTCTTCGCCTTGCTTATGGCAATAGACCATGTAGGTTCTTTTACAGCATCTTGGGCTGGAGGCCTCCTGCTCCACTCTTTGAACGTGACAAGAACGACATTTGACAACCTTTGGGTGGCCATATTAATAAGGAGCGTTCTCCGAGTTCTTCCGATCACAATCTTATTTTTGATACCTGGTGGTGATCCTAATGCGGCAATTCTTCCGGCTGAAATGTTGAAGACAAAGAAGGGTGATGGCACATTAGATCCTAATAATACAGAAATGGACTCTCTTATCAGCTCTGTCCACTGA
- the LOC140975721 gene encoding LOW QUALITY PROTEIN: aspartyl protease family protein At5g10770 (The sequence of the model RefSeq protein was modified relative to this genomic sequence to represent the inferred CDS: substituted 1 base at 1 genomic stop codon) produces the protein MAFWSSLFVFLAIVLISSSGNNVSGYDDTKQILPLKRPQPAWRNDTQSFLSQKSRTQNAATVLEMKHIDHCSGSTWELDQRLEKCLVADDIRVNSIQSHIKSILSSQTESSKTQIPITSGVKLQTLNYVVTVTLGGRNVTMIVDTGSELTWVQCLPCKLCYTQPEPLFDPVISPSYQSVLCTSQACNTLQLATGNLGKCGNNAATCNYVVTYGDGSYTHGELGRDRLLLGSTLVDSFVFGCGRNNKGLFGAASGLIGLGRSDLSLISQTSNXFGGVFSYCLPDSDAATSGSLILGDESSVYKNFTPVSYTILMTNPFLDSFYILNLTGTSIGGVSLESPDFRKSGILIDSGTVITRFPPSIYQAIKSEFLKQFSGYPPAPSFSILDTCFNLSAFEEVNIPTLKMKFEGDSEMTVDVSGMFYFVKRDASQVCLALASLAYEDEIGIIGNYQQRNTRVVYDIKQMKLGFAREICSYS, from the exons ATGGCCTTCTGGTCATCACTTTTTGTGTTTCTTGCAATTGTTCTTATTAGTTCTTCTGGCAACAATGTGTCTGGTTATGATGATACTAAGCAAATTTTGCCACTGAAAAGGCCTCAACCCGCATGGCGGAATGATACACAGAGTTTCTTGTCTCAGAAATCAA GGACTCAAAATGCTGCTACTGTACTTGAAATGAAGCACATAGACCACTGCTCCGGATCGACATGGGAATTGGACCAAAGGCTCGAAAAATGCCTTGTTGCAGATGATATTCGAGTTAATTCAATACAATCACACATCAAGAGTATACTTTCTAGCCAAACGGAATCCTCGAAAACTCAGATTCCTATTACCTCAGGTGTGAAATTGCAGACACTAAACTATGTTGTCACGGTAACTTTAGGAGGCCGAAACGTTACAATGATTGTTGATACTGGAAGTGAGCTGACTTGGGTTCAATGCTTACCATGCAAATTGTGCTACACTCAACCGGAACCTTTGTTCGACCCTGTGATATCTCCTTCGTATCAATCAGTTCTCTGCACTTCACAAGCCTGCAATACTCTACAGTTGGCTACAGGCAACTTAGGAAAGTGTGGGAATAATGCAGCAACTTGCAACTATGTTGTCACATATGGAGACGGATCCTACACTCATGGGGAACTGGGTCGGGACCGTTTACTTCTTGGATCAACGCTGGTTGATAGCTTTGTGTTCGGATGTGGTCGGAACAATAAGGGCCTGTTTGGGGCAGCTTCGGGATTGATTGGATTGGGAAGGAGCGATCtttcattgatttctcagaCTTCTAATTAGTTTGGAGGAGTTTTTTCCTATTGCTTGCCTGATAGTGATGCTGCAACTTCAGGTTCACTCATACTAGGGGACGAGTCCTCGGTTTACAAGAATTTTACACCAGTTTCTTACACGATATTGATGACGAATCCATTTCTTGACAGCTTCTACATTCTGAACTTGACTGGAACAAGTATTGGTGGGGTGAGTTTAGAGTCTCCAGATTTCAGGAAAAGTGGAATTTTAATCGATTCAGGGACGGTTATAACAAGGTTTCCTCCATCGATATATCAGGCTATTAAGTCAGAGTTCTTGAAACAGTTTTCAGGGTATCCTCCAGCCCCAAGTTTTTCAATCTTGGATACCTGCTTCAATCTGTCAGCATTTGAAGAAGTGAACATTCCTACACTTAAAATGAAATTCGAGGGCGATTCTGAGATGACTGTGGATGTTAGTGGGATGTTCTACTTCGTCAAAAGAGATGCATCTCAGGTATGTTTGGCTCTTGCAAGCCTTGCATATGAAGATGAGATCGGTATCATTGGAAATTATCAACAGAGAAACACAAGAGTTGTATATGATATTAAGCAGATGAAACTGGGATTTGCAAGGGAGATTTGTAGTTACAGTTAG